The following is a genomic window from Alphaproteobacteria bacterium LSUCC0396.
CTGCTAGCCGAGTAGACCGATCATACCAACTTTGGAAGGTTAATTCTTTGGTAAGGTCCCGCACGCCTAACGCATGAGGCCTGACGCGGGCCTGAGCGGCGAGCATTTGATCGATGTGCAGCAGTCTGCTCATCTTTTGCCCGCTACCTTTTCATTAGGCAAAACTGTGCCTTCGTAAGTTTCAAACAACCGCTTCGAAGCGCTACTTGCATGATCAAGGGCGAGCCTCTCCGCGGTTGCTGAATTTCCTGCAACAACTGCAGATAATATGGCTTCATGTTGTTGCCATATGTTTTGAGGCGACTCAACGTGCCTCAGCACCTCTCCCATCGCTCGGCGAAGATATTGCCAATGGATACGTGCGCTTGTTGCTAAAAGTGGGTTATCTGCAACATCATAAATCAAATGGTGGAAAGCCTCATCAAAAGTAATCTGTGCGACGATATTACTTTGGGAAATGGCTGCTCGGCCTTTTGCTAAAATATCCTCACCAAGCTTTTCTATTCGGCTCACTAAAACAGTATCAAAGCTCAGTTTTTGGGCAGCTTGTCGGGCGGCCAGGCCGTCTAGGGCACTTCGGATATCATAATGCTTCTGCATTAATTCAGGGTCAAATGGAGCAACATAGAGGCCGCGTTTATCACTTTTGGTAACCAGCCCGTCTAAGGATAGCATTACCATTGCTTGCTGAACTGGCTGTCGAGAGACTCCCAGTCGTGCTGCAACTTCTTCCTGACGAAGGTGCATGCCGGCTTCAAGACTACCAGACACAATTTCATCCGCGATAGCGTTATAGACCTGCGCAGATAGAGAGGCAGGTCGAGTTAATGGCTTCACATTTGCACTTTCTAAATTCTGAATTCTGAATTCTGAATTCTGAAAATGCCAAAACACAAAGGAGGTGTCAACCACACCTGTCTCTACAGCTGCAAACTAATCATCAAATTTTCCAGTAAAGTTGGCAAAAACAAATACCCCCTGGCCGAAAGCAAGGGGGCGCAAATAACAATGGTTGCGGGGGCAGGACTTGAACCTGCGACCTTCAGGTTATGAGCCTGCCGAAATGTCAGGTTTTCTAGGGGTTACGGAGGGGTGTCGCCAATGTATCGCAAATTCTGCGACCGGGACTATTTTTTATTTCAATTATAGAGTTTTGATTGTGATTTGTCAGGCCATCCTCCAAATATTTCATAGATTAATATCTACTGTTGTAGCTGTTATAGTACAGCGCCCGGATTCATAATGCCATTGGGATCAATTGCTTGTTTTATAGCCCGCATCAAGGAGAGCTTAGTGGGATCCCCATAGGCTAGCAAATCCTCAGTCTTCATTCGTCCAATGCCATGTTCAGCACTTATGGAACCTCCACATAATTGAGTGGCCTGATTTACACACTCATAGGTGTTTTTTTGGATATGCGGATGTGTCTTTAAAAAGTCCGCCTTGTCCACATGTTCGGGCGGGAACACATTTATGTGAATGTTGCCATCACCGATATGACCATATGTATTGATCCGAAGCTCACTATTGATACACAAAATGTCCCTAGTGACCCGCGTGATGAAGGTGTTAATCTGATCAATCGGCACAGCGGTATCAGAGCTACAAAATGCGCCTGCCAACTTGTTATATTCATACGCCAGTTCCCTAAGCTGCCATAGCTGATTGCGTTGTGCTTCTGACTGGCCAATAACTGAGTCCAACACCAGACCGCTCTCAAATGCTTTCGCCAAACAATTCTCTACCTCTAGCCTAATGCCTTTGCGCCCTTCAATATCCATTATTATATACCATGAATATGGTTTAGAAAAAGGATCACGCTGCACAGGAAAATATTGTAAAGCTAGCTTCATGCCCAAATAAGACATCAATTCAAATGCACTTAACGTTCCGCCAAGCCGATCACCCAACAAATGTAACAACTCAACCGCACTATCAGGTGACCTGACACTTACCATTGCAGAAATCGATTCTTTTGGAAGTGGGAGCAGTTTAAGCGCTGCCGCCGTAATCACACCAAGCGTTCCCTCCGAGCCTATCAACAAGTGTCTAAGGTCATACCCAG
Proteins encoded in this region:
- a CDS encoding GntR family transcriptional regulator, whose protein sequence is MVDTSFVFWHFQNSEFRIQNLESANVKPLTRPASLSAQVYNAIADEIVSGSLEAGMHLRQEEVAARLGVSRQPVQQAMVMLSLDGLVTKSDKRGLYVAPFDPELMQKHYDIRSALDGLAARQAAQKLSFDTVLVSRIEKLGEDILAKGRAAISQSNIVAQITFDEAFHHLIYDVADNPLLATSARIHWQYLRRAMGEVLRHVESPQNIWQQHEAILSAVVAGNSATAERLALDHASSASKRLFETYEGTVLPNEKVAGKR
- a CDS encoding FAD-binding oxidoreductase; translation: MENALDTLKTIVGTRGWLSFEDAQKYFIDPRDRIQGYAPLVLMPQSTLHVSEILRICNSTKLGIVPFGGGTGGVCGHIATREQPSVVLSLERMNSIRSLDIINNSMTVEAGCILKAVQEAARINDRRFGLSLASEGSCQIGGNLASNAGGIQVLRYGNTRDLCLGIEAVMPDGSILNDLQTVRKNNTGYDLRHLLIGSEGTLGVITAAALKLLPLPKESISAMVSVRSPDSAVELLHLLGDRLGGTLSAFELMSYLGMKLALQYFPVQRDPFSKPYSWYIIMDIEGRKGIRLEVENCLAKAFESGLVLDSVIGQSEAQRNQLWQLRELAYEYNKLAGAFCSSDTAVPIDQINTFITRVTRDILCINSELRINTYGHIGDGNIHINVFPPEHVDKADFLKTHPHIQKNTYECVNQATQLCGGSISAEHGIGRMKTEDLLAYGDPTKLSLMRAIKQAIDPNGIMNPGAVL